A genome region from Nitrospirota bacterium includes the following:
- a CDS encoding Tex family protein, whose amino-acid sequence MVSPTTQPVSDAAQLKIIPLIAKELGVGAHQVAAAVALLDEGSTVPFIARYRKEVTGNLDDTHLRTLEERLLYLRELELRRTAILASIEEQGKLTDLLRGTIEAAATKQTLEDLYLPYKPKRRTRAQIAREAGLEPLADGLFADPTLDPELEAVKYVNVKPASEGVDAINVPDAKSALEGARDILVERFAETAELLAKLRTRLWDQGVVTSTVMKGQEMAEEEKFRDYYAYSETIRTIPSHRALALFRGRALGVLKIDLGLGEALEAVVPHPCIATIAAHVGIEDRGRRADKWLMSVCDWTWRVKVLLHLTVELLVQLREAAEAEAIKIFGRNLHELLLAAPAGPKAVLGLDPGIRTGCKVAVVDATGKLLETTTVYPLQPRNDWQGSLATLARLVVQHGVELISIGNGTGSRETDKLAIEVIKLVVGHKPEQKVAKIVVSEAGASVYSASAFAAAEFPELDVSLRGAVSIARRLQDPLAELVKIDPKAIGVGQYQHDVNQKALARSLDATVEDCVNAVGVDVNTASAPLLERVSGLNKVLAKNIVEYRDANGPFANRTTIRKVPRLGDKTFEQAAGFLRINDGDNPLDRSSVHPEAYPVVERILARIGKGMMDVMGQPAVLKGLSPADFTDEKFGVPTVRDILTELEKPGRDPRPEFKTATFQEGIESLTDLHPGMVLEGVVTNVAAFGAFVDVGVHQDGLVHVSALANKFIKDPHEVVKPGQIVKVKVLEVDVKRQRISLTMRLDDVPGSGSVSNRAPAEASTGAARDQRDRRPSAPQHAPERQAQPAGTMAMALALARAKQKT is encoded by the coding sequence ATGGTTTCTCCAACGACTCAGCCAGTTTCAGATGCCGCTCAGCTCAAGATTATCCCGCTCATCGCCAAGGAGCTCGGCGTAGGAGCCCATCAGGTCGCAGCCGCAGTCGCCCTGCTCGACGAGGGTTCGACCGTGCCGTTTATCGCACGGTATCGCAAGGAGGTGACGGGCAACCTGGACGATACCCATTTGCGTACGTTGGAGGAACGGCTCCTGTATCTGCGTGAATTGGAATTGCGCCGCACGGCGATTTTGGCCTCGATCGAGGAGCAAGGCAAACTCACCGATCTGCTGCGCGGCACCATTGAAGCCGCCGCGACCAAACAAACGTTGGAAGACCTCTATTTGCCCTACAAGCCCAAGCGCCGCACGCGCGCGCAGATTGCGCGCGAAGCGGGGTTGGAACCATTGGCCGATGGCCTGTTTGCCGATCCGACGCTCGACCCTGAGCTGGAGGCCGTGAAGTATGTGAATGTGAAGCCTGCGTCTGAGGGCGTCGACGCCATCAACGTGCCGGACGCCAAATCTGCGCTTGAGGGTGCGCGGGATATTCTGGTCGAGCGGTTTGCCGAGACCGCCGAGCTGCTCGCCAAGTTGCGGACCCGCCTCTGGGACCAGGGCGTCGTCACATCGACCGTGATGAAGGGCCAGGAAATGGCCGAGGAAGAAAAGTTCCGTGATTATTACGCCTACTCCGAAACCATCCGCACCATTCCCTCTCATCGCGCCCTCGCACTATTCAGGGGCCGCGCGTTGGGCGTCTTGAAGATCGACTTGGGCCTGGGCGAGGCATTGGAAGCGGTCGTGCCGCATCCCTGCATCGCCACCATTGCGGCGCATGTCGGCATCGAAGACCGGGGCCGTCGCGCGGATAAGTGGCTGATGAGTGTCTGCGATTGGACGTGGCGGGTCAAAGTACTTTTGCATCTCACGGTGGAGTTGCTGGTGCAATTGCGCGAAGCGGCGGAAGCCGAGGCGATCAAGATTTTCGGTCGCAATCTGCATGAGCTGTTGCTGGCGGCGCCGGCCGGTCCGAAGGCCGTGCTCGGCCTCGATCCCGGTATCCGTACCGGTTGCAAGGTGGCGGTGGTGGATGCGACCGGCAAGTTGCTGGAGACCACGACCGTGTATCCGCTCCAGCCGCGCAATGACTGGCAAGGATCGCTGGCGACGCTCGCACGGCTGGTCGTGCAACATGGCGTTGAATTGATCTCGATCGGCAATGGGACGGGAAGCCGGGAGACCGACAAGCTGGCTATCGAGGTCATTAAATTAGTCGTGGGGCATAAGCCGGAACAGAAAGTGGCCAAGATCGTGGTCAGTGAAGCCGGGGCATCGGTCTATTCAGCGTCGGCCTTTGCTGCGGCAGAGTTTCCTGAATTGGATGTGAGTCTGCGCGGGGCCGTTTCCATTGCCCGTCGTTTGCAAGACCCGCTGGCAGAGTTGGTGAAGATCGATCCCAAGGCCATCGGCGTCGGCCAATATCAGCACGATGTGAACCAGAAGGCGTTGGCACGATCGCTGGATGCCACCGTCGAAGATTGCGTGAACGCTGTCGGTGTGGACGTCAATACGGCGTCGGCTCCGTTGCTTGAACGGGTGTCGGGTCTGAATAAGGTGCTGGCGAAGAATATCGTCGAGTACCGCGATGCCAATGGTCCGTTTGCGAACCGGACCACGATCCGAAAGGTGCCGCGCCTTGGCGATAAAACGTTCGAACAGGCCGCTGGATTTCTGCGTATCAATGATGGCGACAATCCGCTGGATCGCTCCTCGGTCCATCCGGAAGCCTATCCGGTGGTCGAGCGCATTCTGGCGCGCATTGGTAAAGGTATGATGGACGTGATGGGTCAGCCTGCAGTCTTGAAGGGATTGTCGCCCGCGGATTTCACCGATGAGAAGTTCGGTGTGCCGACGGTGCGGGACATCCTGACCGAGTTAGAAAAACCTGGCCGCGACCCGCGTCCGGAATTTAAAACAGCCACCTTCCAAGAAGGCATCGAGTCGCTGACCGACCTGCATCCCGGTATGGTCCTCGAAGGCGTGGTGACAAACGTCGCGGCCTTCGGTGCCTTCGTCGACGTCGGCGTACATCAGGACGGGCTCGTGCACGTATCGGCGCTGGCTAATAAGTTCATCAAGGACCCCCATGAGGTCGTCAAGCCTGGTCAGATCGTGAAGGTGAAGGTGCTGGAAGTCGATGTGAAGCGCCAGCGCATCAGTCTGACTATGCGGCTTGACGATGTGCCCGGGAGTGGTTCGGTTTCTAATCGCGCACCAGCTGAGGCCTCTACGGGAGCCGCACGCGATCAACGAGACCGGCGTCCGTCAGCACCTCAGCATGCCCCGGAGCGTCAGGCACAGCCGGCCGGGACGATGGCGATGGCCCTGGCGCTTGCCCGTGCCAAGCAGAAGACTTAG
- a CDS encoding CUAEP/CCAEP-tail radical SAM protein, with protein MEQLTESTDRRSALRQPGAILLISCYELGHQPIGIAQPMGFLEQAGFAPTGLDIAIDDLDEAALRLAHFVGISVPMHTALRLGVRVAELIRTMNPACHICFYGLYASINTDYLLQTLADSVVGGEYEVPLRSLLETLDRNQAINLLEGVSSRHRMVSPSLQRGYASTASAVPHPIPSRRGLPMLDRYARLEEQGAERLVGYVEASRGCLHHCLHCPIVPVYDGRFVLVPESVVLEDIRRQVQAGATHITFGDPDFLNGPGHSLNIVRAMHEEFPRLTFDFTAKIEHLLKRRALMPDLRAQGCLFVISAVESFSDPVLEVLQKGHTGADIISALNILREAGIALRPSLVAFTPWTSLDDYLYMLDMVDMHDLIDATDPVQLSIRLLVPPGSALLDQSDIRQFLGALDQAGFQYPWTHPDERMDRLHQAVSGIVEASAKDETDAMLTFDRIRTVAHEMAGRLTSPSTRPTPARLNRQKPPRLTESWFCCAEPTTRQFKPLLTKGHGEI; from the coding sequence ATGGAACAGCTGACAGAATCTACAGACCGACGATCAGCCCTGCGACAGCCCGGCGCAATCCTCCTCATCTCCTGTTATGAACTCGGACACCAACCCATCGGCATTGCTCAACCGATGGGATTTCTCGAACAGGCAGGATTTGCGCCGACCGGGCTCGACATCGCAATTGATGACCTGGATGAAGCAGCCCTCAGGCTCGCACATTTTGTCGGCATCTCAGTGCCCATGCATACGGCGCTCCGGCTGGGCGTGCGAGTCGCCGAATTGATCCGGACGATGAATCCAGCCTGCCACATCTGCTTCTACGGGCTGTATGCCTCGATCAATACGGACTATTTACTTCAGACACTCGCCGACTCTGTCGTAGGGGGAGAGTATGAGGTTCCCCTGCGGTCACTCCTCGAAACACTCGATCGGAATCAGGCCATCAACCTCCTCGAAGGAGTCAGCTCACGACACCGAATGGTCAGCCCCTCGCTGCAGCGTGGGTATGCCTCAACAGCGTCAGCGGTCCCGCATCCCATCCCAAGTCGCAGAGGGCTCCCGATGCTGGACCGGTATGCCCGGCTCGAAGAGCAGGGCGCCGAACGGCTGGTCGGATACGTCGAAGCCAGCCGCGGATGTCTCCATCACTGTCTCCATTGCCCGATCGTGCCGGTCTATGACGGACGCTTCGTGCTCGTGCCTGAGTCCGTCGTCCTGGAAGACATCAGGCGCCAGGTGCAAGCAGGCGCCACCCATATCACGTTTGGCGATCCTGATTTCTTAAACGGCCCAGGACATTCCCTGAACATCGTTCGCGCCATGCATGAAGAGTTCCCACGCCTGACGTTCGATTTCACCGCAAAAATCGAGCATCTCTTGAAGCGCCGTGCCCTGATGCCGGACTTGCGCGCGCAGGGATGCCTGTTCGTGATCTCCGCCGTAGAGTCGTTCAGCGACCCTGTTCTGGAGGTGCTCCAGAAGGGCCATACGGGGGCCGACATCATCTCCGCGCTCAACATTCTACGCGAGGCCGGTATCGCCCTTCGCCCGTCGCTCGTCGCGTTTACACCCTGGACCAGCCTGGACGATTACCTCTACATGTTAGACATGGTGGACATGCATGACCTGATCGATGCAACCGATCCGGTCCAACTGAGCATTCGCCTCCTGGTTCCTCCAGGATCGGCGCTGCTCGACCAATCTGATATTCGACAGTTTCTCGGTGCGCTCGATCAGGCCGGATTTCAATATCCCTGGACACATCCGGACGAGCGGATGGACCGGCTGCATCAGGCAGTAAGTGGGATCGTGGAGGCCAGTGCAAAGGACGAGACAGACGCGATGCTGACCTTTGATCGCATTCGTACTGTGGCCCATGAGATGGCCGGACGTCTAACGAGTCCCTCGACTCGCCCAACGCCCGCCAGGCTCAATCGTCAAAAACCACCTCGTCTCACGGAGTCCTGGTTCTGCTGCGCTGAACCAACGACCCGACAGTTTAAGCCGCTCCTGACAAAGGGGCATGGAGAGATCTAG
- a CDS encoding pyridoxamine 5'-phosphate oxidase family protein has product MKRPASPAEQQAQQRFGSNARAASFYANQMLDYLNPLMQQFIARQEMVFIATADAAGHCDCSFRAGTPGFVQVLDEKTVAYPEYRGNGVLASVGNILENPQIGMIFLDYYQSTVGLHVNGAARVFSPDDLTTFPHLPAGMVEASRMKGGRRPEAWIIIDVEEAYIHCSKHVPLMKRQDKQIAWGTDDESVKGGDFFKTKPAPRL; this is encoded by the coding sequence ATGAAACGCCCAGCCTCGCCAGCAGAACAGCAGGCGCAACAACGATTCGGTAGCAATGCCCGCGCCGCATCGTTTTATGCCAATCAGATGCTGGACTATCTGAATCCCCTGATGCAGCAGTTCATCGCCCGGCAGGAAATGGTCTTCATCGCCACTGCCGATGCGGCGGGCCATTGCGATTGCTCCTTCCGCGCCGGCACACCGGGATTCGTCCAGGTGCTCGATGAAAAGACCGTCGCCTATCCGGAATATCGGGGAAACGGCGTCCTGGCGAGCGTGGGTAATATTCTAGAAAACCCGCAGATCGGGATGATCTTTCTCGACTATTATCAGAGCACGGTGGGATTACATGTGAATGGAGCTGCTCGGGTCTTCAGCCCCGATGACCTCACCACCTTCCCCCATCTTCCAGCCGGCATGGTCGAAGCCTCTCGAATGAAGGGAGGACGCCGCCCTGAAGCCTGGATCATCATCGACGTCGAAGAAGCCTATATCCACTGTTCCAAACATGTGCCACTCATGAAACGACAGGATAAACAGATCGCCTGGGGCACGGACGACGAATCCGTGAAAGGCGGAGATTTCTTCAAAACGAAACCGGCTCCCCGGCTATAA
- a CDS encoding GPR1/FUN34/YaaH family transporter, with product MPDELHPRRIDVLAIGLFGLAVGALTLGVAQLGGIPDQDRVGTLVIALIFGGIVQILAGMTDIRYHEQLGGTALTMYGFFWTTVCMAKLVSASTTFHLSMVLYAPITLVYFFFSAIMVYLTAYRNTTLCALHAVITITFFTTFLAHVDLLSEMLPGIFHILVGLMAFYHAVSSLTTAFTGHPLLPLGPALLHHRPAPSHR from the coding sequence ATGCCCGACGAATTACACCCGCGACGAATCGATGTCTTAGCCATTGGCCTGTTCGGGCTGGCGGTCGGTGCTCTCACCCTGGGAGTCGCGCAGTTGGGTGGAATTCCTGACCAAGATCGAGTTGGCACGCTGGTTATTGCCTTAATCTTCGGCGGCATCGTGCAAATCCTGGCTGGCATGACCGACATCCGTTATCACGAGCAACTCGGCGGCACTGCCCTGACCATGTACGGATTCTTCTGGACCACCGTCTGCATGGCGAAACTCGTCAGTGCGAGCACCACCTTTCATCTCAGCATGGTGCTGTATGCACCGATCACCCTGGTCTATTTCTTTTTCTCTGCCATCATGGTGTACCTCACCGCCTATCGGAATACGACGCTCTGCGCCCTGCATGCCGTCATTACAATTACCTTCTTCACCACCTTCCTCGCACACGTGGATCTACTATCTGAAATGCTCCCGGGCATCTTCCACATCCTCGTAGGACTCATGGCGTTTTATCACGCGGTCTCCAGCCTCACGACCGCCTTCACCGGCCACCCACTGCTCCCGCTGGGGCCGGCGCTCTTGCATCATCGGCCTGCGCCATCGCACCGCTAG
- a CDS encoding MOSC domain-containing protein, with translation MKIEENPGIGSVRELWRYPVKSMLGEQLAMVAVTERGLQGDRRFALLDRETGHVVSAKNPKRWPSLFTFQARLLPGASMGVEITLPDGRIVTESLREVDAVLSQQLGRTVTLTTVPPAQPLLEQYVPNLDGLVERDSETTVKMPPTTFFDEAPVHLLTTATLEALQSRYPDGLFDARRFRPNVVIDPGTSDPVFLENDWKGHVLAIGSHVRLSVTSLCARCVMTTLPQHDLPQDRGILRAVVQHNQGMVGVLATVVTPGSVHAGDMVRLEG, from the coding sequence GTGAAAATTGAGGAGAACCCAGGGATTGGGTCCGTACGTGAACTATGGCGGTACCCCGTGAAGTCGATGCTGGGGGAGCAGTTGGCCATGGTAGCTGTGACTGAGCGAGGACTCCAGGGTGATCGCCGGTTTGCATTGCTCGACCGTGAGACCGGACATGTGGTGAGTGCAAAGAATCCCAAGCGTTGGCCTAGTCTGTTTACGTTTCAGGCGCGCCTCCTTCCAGGAGCTTCGATGGGCGTGGAGATTACGCTTCCGGATGGACGGATTGTCACGGAGTCTTTGCGAGAGGTGGATGCTGTCCTGTCTCAGCAACTTGGCCGAACGGTCACGCTTACGACCGTGCCTCCGGCTCAGCCTCTGTTGGAACAATATGTTCCCAATCTGGATGGCCTGGTTGAGCGGGACAGCGAGACCACGGTGAAGATGCCTCCCACTACCTTCTTCGATGAAGCGCCCGTCCATCTATTGACGACTGCGACGCTTGAAGCCTTGCAATCGCGCTATCCGGACGGGCTCTTTGATGCGCGGCGGTTCCGGCCCAATGTAGTCATCGATCCTGGAACTTCGGACCCCGTTTTTTTGGAGAACGACTGGAAGGGGCATGTTCTTGCAATAGGTTCCCATGTTCGGTTGTCAGTCACGAGTCTCTGCGCGCGCTGTGTGATGACGACGTTACCGCAACATGACCTACCTCAAGACCGAGGGATACTTCGTGCGGTAGTCCAGCATAATCAGGGTATGGTAGGGGTGTTGGCCACAGTCGTCACGCCGGGCTCTGTGCATGCCGGGGATATGGTTCGCCTTGAGGGCTAA
- a CDS encoding DUF169 domain-containing protein, whose amino-acid sequence MQAELMTQGTKIQELLGLKRSPVAIAFRDTAPADIPRVTATAPAGCGYWKLAAEGQTFYTEASDHYTCPVGAHTHGVDLPPQVATELNGLVETMVGLEYLTMADIPTIPRRQEPFRVALYAPMTQATFTPDLVLIRGTVRQLMLLAEAAQSAGIAGGSATMGRPTCAIIPETLQSEQTASSFGCIGNRVYTGLGDDEGYYTIPGAKLVDVVDKLSIIAEANRQLEAFHRRRAGTATPIAG is encoded by the coding sequence GTGCAAGCTGAACTGATGACACAGGGCACCAAGATCCAGGAACTATTGGGATTGAAGCGATCTCCAGTGGCAATTGCGTTTCGAGACACAGCCCCGGCGGATATTCCACGGGTCACCGCCACGGCACCGGCAGGATGCGGCTATTGGAAACTTGCCGCGGAAGGCCAGACCTTCTATACCGAAGCCTCGGACCACTATACCTGTCCGGTCGGTGCCCATACCCATGGTGTGGATCTACCACCACAGGTCGCGACTGAGCTCAACGGGCTCGTCGAGACCATGGTGGGACTGGAGTACCTTACGATGGCCGATATTCCGACGATCCCGCGTCGGCAAGAACCCTTTCGCGTGGCACTCTATGCGCCGATGACACAGGCAACCTTCACCCCAGACCTGGTCCTGATCCGGGGAACCGTCAGGCAACTGATGCTGCTGGCAGAGGCTGCACAGTCCGCCGGCATCGCAGGCGGGAGCGCCACCATGGGGCGGCCGACCTGCGCCATCATTCCGGAAACACTGCAATCGGAACAGACGGCCAGCAGTTTTGGCTGCATCGGCAACCGCGTCTACACCGGGCTCGGGGATGACGAAGGCTATTACACGATCCCAGGCGCAAAACTGGTCGACGTGGTAGATAAACTGTCGATCATCGCCGAGGCGAATCGGCAGTTAGAAGCCTTTCACCGAAGACGCGCAGGAACAGCCACCCCTATCGCCGGCTAA
- a CDS encoding ATP-grasp domain-containing protein gives MPRLLLLLPATTYRAEAFLEAARLVPVSVTVGMERVAEGVPISSDDVLLLDLHHPEAAARTAAEFARQHPIDAVIGVDDRTAVAAAVIAEALRLPHNSVASVTATGNKREMRERLSRQGIPVPHHRVYPLDGDPRTFAKQVDYPCVLKPLILSASCGVIRANDEEEFCTAFHRVGALLTDLGWAARDEQARWILAEDFVPGCEVALEGLLTNGTLQMLALFDKPDPLDGPFFEETIYVTPSRLPAEVQQQILDCAERTALALGLQEGPVHGEFRVNTDGLWVIEMAARAIGGRCSSMLDFASGMSLEELIIRHALRMPIPTLTRQEHAAGVMMLPIPYAGRLSDVRGQADARAVPGIVELTITAQPGDELVPLPEGTRYLGFLLARGTTPEEVEQSLRDAHRRLTVVISASPSAQNESPPLTPQSRSMRF, from the coding sequence ATGCCGAGACTGCTCTTGCTTCTGCCGGCCACGACCTACCGAGCAGAGGCATTCCTCGAAGCGGCCCGCCTGGTGCCCGTCTCAGTAACCGTGGGCATGGAGCGGGTTGCCGAAGGCGTTCCGATCTCCTCGGACGATGTCTTGCTGCTTGACCTGCACCATCCAGAGGCGGCCGCACGCACCGCCGCCGAATTCGCCAGACAACACCCGATCGATGCGGTGATCGGCGTCGACGACCGAACCGCCGTCGCGGCAGCAGTGATCGCAGAAGCTCTGAGGCTCCCCCACAATTCTGTTGCCTCCGTCACAGCCACCGGTAATAAACGCGAGATGCGGGAGCGCCTATCCAGGCAGGGTATTCCCGTGCCTCACCATCGCGTCTACCCCCTCGACGGCGATCCACGAACGTTCGCAAAGCAGGTGGACTATCCCTGCGTCCTGAAACCGCTGATCCTCTCCGCCAGTTGTGGGGTCATTCGTGCGAACGATGAGGAAGAGTTTTGTACGGCATTCCACCGTGTCGGCGCGCTCCTCACCGACTTGGGTTGGGCTGCGCGCGATGAGCAGGCCCGTTGGATCCTCGCGGAGGATTTTGTGCCAGGATGCGAAGTGGCGCTGGAAGGGTTACTCACGAACGGCACATTGCAGATGTTGGCGCTCTTCGACAAACCCGATCCACTGGATGGCCCTTTTTTCGAAGAGACGATCTATGTGACCCCTTCGCGCCTTCCGGCTGAGGTCCAGCAACAGATTCTCGACTGTGCTGAGCGAACGGCGCTGGCCCTGGGACTACAGGAAGGGCCGGTGCATGGAGAGTTTCGTGTGAATACCGATGGCCTGTGGGTCATTGAGATGGCAGCGCGGGCGATCGGTGGCCGCTGTTCCAGTATGCTTGATTTCGCCTCCGGCATGTCGCTCGAAGAGCTGATCATCCGCCATGCGCTGCGGATGCCGATCCCGACCCTGACCAGACAGGAGCATGCGGCGGGAGTGATGATGCTCCCTATCCCATATGCTGGCAGGCTGAGTGACGTACGGGGACAAGCTGACGCGAGAGCCGTACCAGGGATTGTCGAACTGACGATCACCGCACAGCCTGGCGATGAACTCGTCCCGCTCCCGGAAGGGACGCGTTACCTGGGGTTCCTCCTGGCACGGGGAACGACACCGGAGGAGGTGGAGCAGTCGCTACGGGACGCGCACCGCCGATTGACGGTCGTCATCTCGGCCTCACCGTCGGCGCAGAACGAGTCGCCGCCACTCACGCCACAATCACGATCCATGCGTTTTTAG